From the genome of Pogona vitticeps strain Pit_001003342236 chromosome 10, PviZW2.1, whole genome shotgun sequence, one region includes:
- the GOT2 gene encoding aspartate aminotransferase, mitochondrial, translated as MALLQPLGSRFLLFPPGLASLAAARASSWWAHVEMGPPDPILGVTEAFKRDTSSKKMNLGVGAYRDDNGKPYVLNCVRKAEAQIAAKKLDKEYLPIAGLAEFNKASAQLALGDTNEVIQSGRYVTVQTISGTGSLRVGANFLQRFFKSSRDVYLPKPSWGNHTPIFRDAGMQLQSYRYYDPKTCGFDFTGALEDISKIPEQSIVLFHACAHNPTGVDPRPEQWKELAAAVKKRNLFVFFDMAYQGFASGDINRDAWAVRHFIEQGINVVLSQSYAKNMGLYGERVGAFTVVCKDSEEAKRVESQLKILIRPMYSNPPINGARIASTILNSPDLRQEWLVEVKGMADRIIGMRTQLVSNLKKEGSSHNWQHITDQIGMFCFTGLKPEQVERLTKEFSVYMTKDGRISVAGVTSGNVAYLAHAIHQVSK; from the exons ATGGCCCTCCTGCAGCCGCTGGGCAGCcgcttcctcctcttcccgccCGGCCTGGCCTCGCTGGCGGCGGCCCGCGCCAG TTCCTGGTGGGCTCATGTGGAGATGGGACCCCCCGACCCCATTCTGGGCGTGACGGAAGCCTTCAAGCGAGACACCAGCAGCAAGAAGATGAACCTGGGAGTCGGGGCTTACCGGGACGACAACGGGAAGCCCTACGTCCTCAACTGTGTCCGGAAA GCAGAAGCCCAGATCGCTGCTAAGAAGCTGGACAAAGAATATTTGCCTATTGCGGGTTTGGCCGAGTTCAACAAGGCGTCGGCCCAGCTGGCTTTGGGAGACACCAACGAGGTTATTCAGAGCGGCCGG TATGTCACCGTGCAGACAATTTCCGGAACAGGATCTCTGAGAGTTGGTGCTAACTTCCTC CAACGGTTCTTCAAGTCCAGCCGCGACGTGTACCTGCCCAAGCCATCCTGGGGGAATCACACCCCCATCTTCAGAGACGCTGGGATGCAGCTGCAAAGCTATCGCTACTACGACCCCAAAACCTGTGGCTTTGACTTCACCGGGGCCTTGGAGGACATTTCT AAAATCCCGGAGCAGAGCATTGTCCTCTTCCACGCCTGCGCTCACAACCCCACCGGAGTGGACCCTCGGCCAGAGCAGTGGAAGGAGCTGGCGGCGGCTGTGAAG AAAAGGAACCTTTTTGTCTTCTTCGACATGGCCTACCAAGGCTTTGCCAGCGGGGACATCAACCGAGATGCCTGGGCCGTCCGCCACTTCATCGAGCAGGGCATCAATGTGGTCCTGTCCCAGTCGTATGCCAAGAACATGGGCTTGTATG GGGAGCGTGTGGGCGCCTTCACTGTGGTTTGCAAGGACTCGGAGGAGGCCAAGCGGGTGGAGTCGCAGCTGAAGATCCTCATCCGCCCCATGTACTCCAACCCCCCCATCAATGGGGCTCGGATCGCCTCCACCATCCTGAACAGCCCTGACCTCAGACAGGAGTG GCTGGTAGAGGTCAAGGGCATGGCCGACCGCATCATTGGCATGCGCACCCAGCTGGTGAGCAACCTGAAGAAGGAGGGCTCCTCTCATAACTGGCAGCACATCACCGACCAGATCGGCATGTTCTGCTTCACGGGACTGAAGCCCGAGCAG GTGGAGCGGCTGACCAAAGAGTTCTCTGTTTACATGACGAAGGACGGCCGCATCTCCGTCGCGGGAGTCACCTCCGGCAACGTGGCTTACCTTGCCCACGCCATCCACCAAGTCTCCAAGTAG